In Myxococcus stipitatus, the following are encoded in one genomic region:
- a CDS encoding DUF6597 domain-containing transcriptional factor codes for MLYTSHTPMVPLADFVEYFWSLSDVPAHTRERIVPSGTLELVVNLDEDQIRIHDPVDPARCRRFSGAVVSGAYRSYFVIDTRVHASIVGVHFRPGGARAVLGLPPGELVDTHIDLETLWRGRARQLRERLCSARTRQERFRILEEALLSSLRGRPARQREMHFALEHLGRGGKSVGDVAAELGLSRRRFIELFTADVGMTPKLFGRVRRFQRAMAMAERPWGPAWSQLALESGYFDQSHMIRDFMEFSGFSPAAFLRHRGVHVKEHHVALPGGDR; via the coding sequence ATGCTCTACACCTCCCACACCCCGATGGTGCCGCTCGCGGACTTTGTGGAGTACTTCTGGTCCCTCAGCGACGTGCCGGCCCACACGCGGGAGCGCATCGTTCCCAGCGGGACGCTCGAGTTGGTCGTCAACCTCGACGAGGACCAGATTCGCATCCATGACCCGGTCGACCCGGCACGTTGCCGCCGCTTCTCGGGCGCTGTCGTCTCTGGGGCCTATCGCAGCTACTTCGTTATCGACACGCGGGTACACGCCTCCATCGTCGGCGTTCATTTCCGCCCAGGCGGTGCCCGTGCGGTCCTTGGCCTTCCGCCAGGAGAGCTCGTGGACACACACATCGACCTCGAGACTCTCTGGAGAGGTCGCGCACGCCAGCTCCGGGAGCGTCTGTGTTCGGCACGCACCCGCCAGGAGCGCTTTCGCATCCTCGAAGAGGCCCTGCTCTCCTCGCTTCGTGGCAGGCCCGCTCGCCAGCGCGAGATGCACTTCGCCCTCGAGCACCTCGGGCGCGGCGGGAAGAGCGTGGGCGATGTCGCCGCGGAGCTGGGCCTCAGCCGCCGCCGGTTCATCGAGCTCTTCACCGCGGATGTCGGCATGACGCCCAAGCTCTTCGGCCGCGTGCGACGTTTTCAGCGCGCAATGGCGATGGCGGAGCGTCCCTGGGGGCCTGCGTGGTCCCAACTGGCACTCGAGAGCGGTTACTTCGATCAGTCACATATGATTCGCGACTTCATGGAGTTCTCAGGCTTCTCGCCAGCGGCGTTCCTCCGCCACCGGGGTGTGCATGTGAAGGAGCACCACGTCGCACTGCCGGGCGGCGACAGGTAA
- a CDS encoding DUF6223 family protein — protein MDMSRTSMGLRVALFIVAVLEAGVSHAASPLGTGSGRFESFMAAMVGLSSVAIGRKALVRSAGGVDAGSGRGWAMAALVAGALGVALSGLHLARSTGGIGTGNGRGGAFVALVVGVTGMVLGGLALARARRTA, from the coding sequence ATGGACATGTCTCGGACGTCGATGGGTCTTCGTGTCGCGCTGTTCATCGTGGCCGTGCTCGAAGCAGGCGTGAGCCATGCGGCCTCACCGCTCGGCACCGGTTCCGGGCGATTCGAGTCCTTCATGGCCGCCATGGTGGGGCTGAGCAGCGTGGCCATCGGGAGGAAGGCGCTGGTCCGCTCCGCCGGTGGTGTTGACGCCGGAAGTGGCCGAGGCTGGGCGATGGCGGCCCTCGTGGCGGGGGCTTTGGGCGTCGCCCTCAGCGGGCTGCATCTGGCTCGCTCCACCGGTGGTATCGGTACGGGCAACGGGCGAGGCGGGGCCTTCGTGGCCCTGGTGGTAGGGGTGACTGGGATGGTCCTCGGCGGGTTGGCGCTGGCCCGCGCCCGCCGCACTGCCTGA
- a CDS encoding reverse transcriptase family protein, translating into MDLVSLLLELKPLMEDPEAHFHRITELLERHQGLAEYEVARFYVSRHWNEAISKRLGNVDPRERLHAVRLIPMLFPRVTAAGQLRRRVKDADGRVASAARAAVKKLGLADVSPPDSRLESPRYPSPQALGGWNPTGWNFGLSPALSAARVKRKPADTPVLPELRNREDVARLVGVEPSQLDALMRPGSGPGSGYVEFEAPKRSGGVRRICAPRAKLKAAQRALLEGLLARLPTHEAVHGFVSGRSTVTNAQAHVGSTVVVRVDVEDFFPSVHYRRVKGLFASYGYTEEVSSTLAGLTTWRPRLPDGTVAWPGVLPQGAPTSPAIANLVCRRMDARLQALAKKVGARYTRYADDLSFSFAKPPERLGRFLWWVNAILQQEGFAENGAKRRVMRRGGRQRVTGLTVNQQVSIPREERRRFKAILANCRKHGVETQARGRADFPAWLEGYAAYVRMVHPELGERWQREVKELLGK; encoded by the coding sequence ATGGACCTGGTCTCACTCCTCCTCGAGCTCAAGCCCTTGATGGAGGACCCGGAGGCGCACTTCCACCGCATCACGGAGCTGCTGGAGCGCCACCAGGGCCTCGCCGAGTATGAAGTGGCCCGCTTCTACGTCAGCCGGCACTGGAACGAGGCCATCTCGAAGCGGCTCGGCAACGTGGACCCTCGCGAGCGGCTCCATGCCGTGCGCCTCATCCCCATGCTCTTCCCGCGAGTCACCGCCGCGGGCCAGCTCCGTCGCCGGGTGAAGGACGCGGACGGGCGCGTGGCCTCCGCCGCGCGAGCCGCCGTGAAGAAGCTGGGACTCGCGGATGTGTCGCCCCCCGACTCGCGCCTGGAGTCTCCGCGCTACCCGAGTCCCCAGGCTCTGGGCGGCTGGAATCCTACGGGTTGGAACTTCGGCCTCTCCCCCGCGCTGAGCGCAGCCCGCGTGAAGCGCAAGCCCGCGGACACACCGGTGCTGCCGGAGCTGCGTAATCGCGAGGACGTCGCGCGGCTGGTGGGCGTGGAGCCCTCGCAGCTCGACGCACTCATGCGCCCAGGCTCCGGCCCTGGCTCGGGCTACGTGGAGTTCGAGGCCCCCAAGCGCTCCGGTGGCGTGCGCCGCATCTGCGCCCCGCGCGCGAAGCTCAAGGCCGCGCAGCGGGCCCTGCTCGAAGGGCTGCTCGCGCGCCTGCCCACGCACGAGGCCGTGCACGGCTTCGTGTCCGGCCGCTCCACGGTGACGAACGCCCAGGCCCACGTGGGCAGCACCGTCGTGGTGCGCGTGGACGTGGAGGACTTCTTCCCCTCCGTGCACTACCGCCGCGTGAAGGGCCTCTTCGCGTCATACGGCTACACGGAGGAGGTGTCGTCCACCCTCGCGGGACTCACGACCTGGCGGCCCCGGTTGCCGGATGGCACCGTGGCGTGGCCGGGCGTGCTCCCCCAGGGCGCGCCGACGTCGCCCGCCATCGCCAACCTCGTCTGCCGCCGCATGGACGCGCGCCTGCAGGCCTTGGCGAAGAAGGTGGGGGCTCGCTACACGCGCTACGCGGATGACCTGTCCTTCTCCTTCGCGAAGCCCCCGGAGCGGCTGGGCCGCTTCCTCTGGTGGGTGAACGCCATCCTCCAGCAGGAGGGCTTCGCGGAGAACGGCGCCAAGCGCCGCGTCATGCGGCGGGGCGGTCGCCAGCGGGTGACGGGCCTCACCGTCAACCAGCAGGTCTCCATCCCCCGTGAGGAGCGCCGCCGCTTCAAGGCCATCCTCGCCAACTGCCGCAAGCACGGCGTGGAGACCCAGGCGCGAGGCCGCGCGGACTTCCCCGCGTGGCTGGAGGGCTATGCCGCCTACGTGCGCATGGTGCACCCCGAGCTGGGGGAGCGCTGGCAGCGCGAGGTGAAGGAGCTGCTGGGAAAATGA